The stretch of DNA CTGCGGCACTCCATATTGCGAGCAGTCTACGACCTGGACGGAAAGCAAGTATCTCGTAGACAGCGCATCCAGAAATTCTTGAAACAGGCTACCGGCCTTGTACTCCAGCAGACCCGCAACGTTCTCCATCGTCACGAAATCGGCGTCGACCGATGTCGCGATCCTTGCGAAGCTCTTCAGCAGCTCCCAACGGCCGTCTGTCTTGCCTTTTTTGTAGGTGGAGAAAGGCTGACACGGGGCGCAACCCACGAGCACCGAGGGCCTTGTCCCGGTGAATCTAGACTTTATCTCGTCGGCAGACAAAGAGCCGACGTCCTTCTTCACGAAACGCGAATCGTTGTTGGTCTCGAATGCATACCGGCAGCTTTCGTCCACATCATAGCCAGCGCGTATGTCGAACCCGGCGCGTTTGAACCCGTTGCTGATTCCGCCGATTCCGCAGAAGAGATCCACGACCTCGCCCACCGGCAACAGTGTTGAAGGACCGGAACTACTCGGCATGAGACGTCGTCCCGATTTCGCTTATCTTCGCATAGGGCAAGCTGCACGACCCCCGGTTGCAGTTTCAGGCTACTTTCTCCGATTTATCAAAAGAAATCAAGCCGCTGAATGGTCCGCCCGTCACTTTTTCTATTTCGCTCGGGGGTATGCGTTCTGCCGTAAAATCAGCGAGATTTGATGGTCGACTATTCGGATCGCCTCCATATCGGCCAGAGACACGGTAGGATTTTTGACAGACGAAAACGAAGCTGCTCCGACCGCATTTCGATCCGCCCTGATGGCGCGCGTGGGTCAGAAAAACACGCTGCCCGAAGTAAAGGTCCGAAAGATTCTTCACGGATTGGGCTATCGATATCGGATACATCGCCGCGACTTGCCCGGCAGTCCGGATATCGTCTTTCCAACTCGCAGGAAGGCTATCTTTGTTCACGGGTGTTTTTGGCACCGACATGCCGATTGCAGCAAGGCGACATCCCCAAAAACGCGTGTCGAATTCTGGAGAGAAAAGTTCGCGAAGAACGTCGAACGCGACAAGAGGAAGGAGCGTGAATTGCGCGAACTCGGTTGGGAGGTCGAAACGATATGGGAGTGTGAAACTAAGGACATGGAAGGCCTAGCGCGACGCGTCGTGTTTTGGCTTGGCTCCCGGTCGCCGGATCAAGCAAAAAAGTATGGAGACGAAGCGAACGTTAAGTCTTCCTAGGCGTCGTTTTGGGATGCCGTCGCGGGTGTTCTGGATCACTTGCCGAAAATTCGTTCGTAGAATTCGCGCTGGCTCTCGATGAAAGCGGATTGAATTGGCTCGCTTGCGCGAGCGGTGGCCTCGAATGCGTTGCGGAACTTTTCTTCATCAATAAGGACGCCGTCGAAGTGCTGTCTCAATGCCTCGGCGCAGAACCAAGTCAAGCTCACCTGATCACTGACTATCCTCGCCACGTGACTGGACTCCAAGAGCCGCAACTCCTCTTGCGGACGTAAAGCACGATCAGCCATCAGATCCAAGGCTGCACCGTCTGCATGCGCAAGATGGCTGCACATTCCATACATGTGCAAAATGCCTTGGAAACCATTCAGGGGCTCGCCCGCGATCAAGCGACCTTCCAGCGATGTGACAATTTCGGAGAACGACCACTTCTGTTCTATTCTCTTTCGTTCCGCCTTGTTGCCTGCGATATTCTGGTCGAAAATGCTCTCTTGGGTCAGCGCTTCGAATATATCCGAAGCCACATGCTCTGCATCGGCTCCTCGAACTACCAACTCGGCCTTGCGTGCTCTCCGACGGTTGCCGATCGAGCCAAGTACGTTCCAAAATTCATTGAGGAGGACGGCCTTTTCCTCCTCCTCGGCAAGACAGATGAACAAGATCTTAGCAGCCGTCTCGTAAAACGAC from Rhizobium sp. WSM4643 encodes:
- a CDS encoding very short patch repair endonuclease, with the translated sequence MARVGQKNTLPEVKVRKILHGLGYRYRIHRRDLPGSPDIVFPTRRKAIFVHGCFWHRHADCSKATSPKTRVEFWREKFAKNVERDKRKERELRELGWEVETIWECETKDMEGLARRVVFWLGSRSPDQAKKYGDEANVKSS
- a CDS encoding DUF5677 domain-containing protein, which translates into the protein MDANAVIRDEIAGLFSRYGENTPAATSTLRPLFAYLSSRAQAVTFLLTWGYCWDAEIVLRSFYETAAKILFICLAEEEEKAVLLNEFWNVLGSIGNRRRARKAELVVRGADAEHVASDIFEALTQESIFDQNIAGNKAERKRIEQKWSFSEIVTSLEGRLIAGEPLNGFQGILHMYGMCSHLAHADGAALDLMADRALRPQEELRLLESSHVARIVSDQVSLTWFCAEALRQHFDGVLIDEEKFRNAFEATARASEPIQSAFIESQREFYERIFGK